From Candidatus Eisenbacteria bacterium, a single genomic window includes:
- a CDS encoding protein kinase, with translation MCSSPVTERQPALGRLTHDEMGIQRETLMIGKTVSHYRILEKLGEGGMGIVYRAEDTKLKRTVALKFLPPTLIRDAEAKERFVREAQAASALDHPNICTIYEVDEVDGQTFIAMACVEGESLKDRMRAGPLRLNEAIAVTIQVAEGLREAHEKGIVHRDIKSANIMVTPNGQARIMDFGLAKLATGETKLTSIGSTMGTLAYMSPEQVRGEDVDRRTDIWSLGVVLYEIVTGRLPFSGEYEPAIMYSILNENPKPVSVLRDEVPIALDSIVETALAKNPDDRYQSMVDLLADLRALSEGRTVGVAGQLVAQARIDKKSIAVLPFKSLSEHKEDEYFSDGTTEDIITQLSKIAELKVISRTSVMRYKHSDKTLREIGRELDVNTILEGSVRRAGNRVRIVSQLVDARTDEPIWAETYDREMKDIFAIQSDVAQSIAAALKAKLSPEVKERIERKPTENLEAYDYYLKGREYYYRYRRQDNENAIELFKRALELDPNYALAYAGLGDAYSQRTGRFGLEATWLDSAIEASEKAISIDAGCAEAHKSLGLAFMAKGWRRKALEAYRKSVQLNPNYYPAVGNIGTTHLALGEYGEALKWARKGLALNPTFAFSYSNVGYAYMCLDNHAEAERWFHKALELQPDFIYPHREFVYMYLARGDFDKARAHSKKALSLAPDEVETLIWAGDVEFYSGNLVEARQYYEKALELCSKDLRGVTCIAVMTCLGCICWKTGKQDDTGKFLGEAAVLAEALLKEGDESRQVPYYVAAINAVRGNKEDAYAWLERAIDAGWRDYRLGSLDPLMENLRNDERFKLMMATTKGMIDQMRKRAEAEQ, from the coding sequence ATGTGTTCAAGCCCGGTTACCGAGCGACAACCCGCGCTTGGTAGGCTTACACACGACGAGATGGGCATCCAAAGGGAAACTCTCATGATCGGAAAAACCGTCTCCCATTACCGAATCCTTGAAAAACTGGGTGAAGGCGGTATGGGAATCGTCTACAGAGCCGAGGACACAAAGCTCAAACGCACTGTTGCTCTAAAATTCCTTCCACCGACGCTGATACGCGACGCAGAGGCAAAGGAACGATTCGTGCGCGAGGCACAGGCAGCCTCCGCGCTGGACCATCCCAACATCTGCACTATCTATGAGGTCGACGAGGTTGACGGACAGACCTTCATAGCCATGGCTTGCGTCGAGGGCGAGAGCCTGAAGGACAGAATGAGGGCGGGCCCCCTCAGATTGAACGAGGCCATAGCTGTTACCATCCAGGTCGCGGAGGGGTTGCGAGAGGCACACGAAAAGGGCATTGTCCATCGCGACATCAAGAGCGCCAACATCATGGTGACTCCCAACGGACAGGCAAGAATCATGGATTTCGGTCTCGCCAAGCTGGCGACCGGCGAGACGAAGCTTACCAGTATCGGTTCTACTATGGGCACCCTGGCTTACATGTCGCCGGAACAGGTTCGGGGTGAGGACGTTGATCGGAGAACTGACATCTGGTCGCTCGGGGTCGTCCTCTATGAAATCGTGACAGGCCGATTGCCTTTCAGCGGCGAATACGAGCCTGCGATCATGTACTCCATCTTGAACGAGAATCCAAAACCGGTTTCGGTTCTGCGCGACGAAGTACCGATTGCTCTGGATAGCATCGTGGAAACGGCGTTGGCCAAGAACCCGGACGACCGCTACCAGAGCATGGTCGATCTGCTGGCCGACTTGCGAGCCCTGAGCGAAGGCCGCACGGTCGGAGTGGCAGGACAACTGGTGGCACAGGCAAGAATCGACAAGAAGTCTATCGCCGTCCTTCCGTTCAAAAGTCTGAGTGAACACAAGGAGGACGAGTATTTCAGTGACGGGACCACGGAGGACATAATCACGCAACTTTCCAAGATCGCCGAGCTCAAGGTCATCTCTCGCACCTCGGTGATGCGCTACAAACACAGTGACAAGACACTTCGAGAGATAGGACGCGAACTCGACGTCAACACTATTCTGGAAGGAAGTGTGCGGCGCGCGGGCAACCGCGTTCGCATAGTGAGTCAGTTGGTGGACGCTAGGACGGACGAACCAATATGGGCGGAGACCTACGATCGAGAGATGAAGGACATTTTTGCCATACAGAGCGACGTTGCGCAAAGCATCGCGGCGGCACTCAAGGCCAAACTCTCGCCGGAAGTGAAGGAACGGATCGAGAGAAAACCCACGGAGAATCTCGAGGCGTACGACTACTATCTCAAGGGTCGCGAATACTACTACCGCTACCGCAGGCAGGACAACGAGAACGCGATCGAGCTCTTCAAGAGAGCACTGGAACTCGACCCCAACTATGCCCTGGCGTACGCCGGGCTGGGAGACGCTTACAGCCAACGCACGGGCAGGTTCGGTCTTGAAGCCACCTGGCTCGACTCCGCAATCGAAGCGAGTGAGAAAGCAATTTCAATAGACGCTGGTTGCGCTGAGGCGCACAAGTCCCTCGGGCTCGCGTTCATGGCAAAAGGTTGGAGGCGCAAGGCGCTCGAAGCGTATAGAAAATCCGTTCAACTCAACCCCAACTATTATCCCGCTGTCGGAAACATCGGTACGACGCATCTTGCCTTGGGTGAGTACGGAGAGGCGTTGAAGTGGGCAAGAAAGGGGCTCGCGCTCAATCCCACATTCGCATTTTCGTACTCGAACGTGGGGTACGCTTACATGTGCCTGGACAACCACGCCGAGGCGGAGCGCTGGTTCCACAAGGCCTTGGAACTTCAGCCGGATTTCATCTATCCACATCGTGAATTCGTGTACATGTATCTTGCGCGAGGAGACTTCGACAAGGCGCGTGCGCACAGCAAGAAAGCCTTGTCGCTCGCGCCAGACGAGGTCGAGACACTGATATGGGCCGGTGACGTTGAGTTCTACTCGGGCAATCTTGTCGAAGCGAGGCAATACTACGAAAAGGCGCTCGAACTCTGCTCGAAGGACCTGCGTGGAGTCACATGCATAGCGGTCATGACGTGTTTGGGCTGCATATGTTGGAAAACCGGCAAACAGGATGACACCGGGAAGTTCCTTGGCGAGGCGGCAGTTCTCGCCGAAGCGTTGCTCAAGGAAGGAGATGAGTCCCGGCAGGTCCCCTATTACGTGGCTGCGATCAACGCCGTCCGAGGAAACAAGGAAGACGCCTACGCATGGCTCGAGAGGGCAATTGATGCGGGGTGGAGGGACTATCGCCTCGGCTCCCTGGACCCTCTCATGGAAAACCTTCGCAACGATGAACGTTTCAAGCTCATGATGGCCACGACAAAAGGTATGATCGACCAGATGCGCAAGC
- a CDS encoding metallophosphoesterase codes for MAEGTRVQREMTRCIFVSDLHGNTERYQKLLRVIGKEVPQAVFLGGDLLPSGLSLRSSQGFSCSDFVEEYLVREFLLLREHMKGVYPRTFVVMGNDDVRCFEPSFVDGETKGAWEYIHNRKVPLESFQVYGYSYVPPTPFLLKDWERYDVSRYVDPGGVSPEEGSRSVSVPEEEKRNATIREDLDRLVGDDNLDRAVFLFHAPPYDSDLDRAALDGKMVDHVPLDLHVGSIAIRRFVETRQPLLTLHGHIHESARLTHSWRQRLGRTHAFSAAHDGSELALVRFSLEDLDSATRELV; via the coding sequence GTGGCTGAGGGCACGCGGGTTCAGAGAGAAATGACACGTTGCATTTTCGTCTCGGATCTTCACGGCAACACCGAACGTTATCAGAAGCTTCTCCGCGTCATCGGCAAAGAGGTTCCCCAGGCCGTCTTCTTGGGAGGTGATCTGCTGCCGTCAGGTCTGAGCCTGCGCAGTTCCCAGGGTTTTTCTTGCAGTGATTTTGTGGAGGAATATCTCGTCCGGGAGTTCCTTCTGCTGCGGGAGCACATGAAGGGTGTCTATCCCAGGACATTCGTCGTCATGGGAAATGACGACGTGCGTTGCTTTGAACCGTCGTTTGTCGACGGTGAAACCAAGGGCGCGTGGGAGTACATTCACAACAGAAAGGTGCCGTTGGAGAGCTTTCAGGTCTACGGGTACTCCTACGTACCTCCCACTCCCTTTTTGCTGAAGGACTGGGAGCGTTACGACGTGTCGCGTTATGTCGACCCCGGAGGCGTTTCACCTGAAGAGGGATCACGCTCTGTCTCGGTCCCGGAAGAGGAGAAGAGAAACGCCACGATCAGAGAAGACTTGGATCGATTGGTTGGAGATGACAATCTGGATCGAGCCGTTTTTCTGTTCCATGCTCCGCCGTACGATTCTGATCTCGACCGGGCGGCCCTGGACGGCAAAATGGTGGATCACGTTCCACTCGACTTGCACGTCGGAAGCATTGCGATCAGACGGTTCGTCGAGACGCGCCAGCCCTTGCTCACACTTCACGGCCACATACACGAATCGGCCAGGCTGACTCACTCTTGGCGCCAGCGCCTCGGTCGAACACACGCGTTTTCTGCCGCCCACGACGGCTCGGAGTTGGCCTTGGTCCGTTTCAGTCTCGAGGACCTTGACTCTGCCACTCGTGAGCTAGTCTAG
- a CDS encoding nucleotidyltransferase domain-containing protein, with product MDEQKKSSDYLLWFLRERAKELNCLYEIEELLNRPDADIDEVCRGIIRAIPPGWQYPDHCMAKVTLGGRTHTSPNFKETPWVQSADIVVEGRNVGTISVYYSREMPRADDGPFLKEETRLLDTIVDRMGHFIVYSRMKEVFHEYQTARKDLSEHKVEEWKVALNLLRRTDHDLFLNISRRMLNFLCWSGIKEAEQFLQRSVIDLRSRDESLAGDDNRPYQKNVLVLSDTLSDEIFGMAARHATSEQILSNIQKWIREERLGFLAQLANQNPPIAKVIDAIRRYHHVAPEGIGLPPATKRGVQVSLIRRFLSDQPQFISNAIDFVEIDDFYDILDRILYLPESQGKLGGKSAGLFLAERVLRTSSKESTFLGDIKVPKTWYITSDGLPSFLAYNNLNEVLEQKYKDINQVRLEYPHVIQTFKNAEFSTEIIQGLSMVLDDFERSPLIVRSSSLLEDRSGSSFSGKYKSLFLANQGSKQERLEALTDAIAEVYASVFGPDPISYRAERGLLDFAEEMGIMIEEVVGTKVGDYFMPSFAGVAFSRNEFCWSPRIKATDGLIRLVPGLGTRAVDRTSDDYPVLIAPGQPDLRVNVTLDEIVRYAPKKVDVINLKTNTFETIEVKELFRKAGDEIPAIEKIVSIFDGQQIRKPVGKNVDFDADDLVVTFDGLISDTHFVDQVQGLLTLLERKLRMPVDIEFASDGKDFYLLQCRPQSYVEGSRPAPIPKDIQKKRILFTANRYVSNGRMPEITHIVYIDPRSYDELSDLASLTAVGRAVGKLNKLLPRRKFVLMGPGRWGSKGDIKLGVKVTYSDINNTALLIEIARKKGKYLPDLSFGTHFFQDLVEAEIRYLPLYPDHEGTIFNEAFFRHAKNILPDVLPEFRALSDTIKLIEVPKATDGLILRVLMNAELDEAIGFLAEPSVEMRSSPTSEYYGEKQSENFWAWRLEMAEHIASQLDPERFGVSGFYVFGSTKNATAGPSSDIDILIHFQGTEEQHEDLLLWLEGWSLALEEINYLRTGYRTTGLLDIHVVTDEDIAQKTSYAAKIGAITDPARPLQLMKRELPSE from the coding sequence ATGGATGAACAGAAGAAATCGTCTGATTACTTGCTATGGTTCCTGCGCGAAAGAGCCAAGGAGTTGAATTGTCTCTACGAGATTGAAGAGTTGTTGAACAGGCCGGACGCCGACATTGATGAAGTGTGCAGGGGCATCATCAGGGCGATTCCTCCGGGTTGGCAGTACCCGGATCATTGCATGGCCAAGGTTACGCTCGGAGGTCGAACCCACACTTCGCCGAATTTTAAGGAAACCCCCTGGGTACAGTCGGCAGACATCGTCGTCGAGGGCCGGAACGTCGGCACGATCAGCGTCTACTATTCACGCGAAATGCCGCGAGCAGACGACGGTCCATTCTTGAAGGAGGAAACCAGGCTGCTCGACACCATTGTGGACCGGATGGGCCACTTCATCGTGTACAGCCGGATGAAAGAAGTGTTTCACGAATACCAGACTGCCCGCAAAGATCTTTCCGAGCACAAAGTGGAAGAGTGGAAAGTGGCTTTGAACCTTTTGCGCCGGACTGATCACGATCTATTCCTGAACATCTCGCGTCGAATGTTGAACTTTCTTTGCTGGAGCGGAATCAAGGAAGCAGAACAATTTTTGCAGAGGTCCGTGATCGACCTGAGAAGCAGGGACGAGAGTCTTGCCGGCGACGACAACCGTCCCTATCAGAAGAACGTCTTGGTCCTCTCGGACACTCTCAGCGATGAGATCTTCGGAATGGCCGCCAGGCACGCCACCAGCGAGCAGATACTCTCCAACATACAAAAGTGGATCCGGGAGGAACGCTTGGGGTTTCTTGCCCAACTGGCCAACCAGAATCCTCCGATCGCAAAGGTAATAGACGCTATCAGGCGCTACCACCACGTGGCTCCGGAGGGAATCGGACTGCCACCTGCAACAAAGAGAGGCGTTCAGGTTAGCCTTATCAGGCGCTTTCTTTCCGACCAACCCCAGTTTATCAGCAACGCCATCGATTTCGTCGAGATCGACGATTTCTACGACATTCTGGATCGCATTCTTTACTTACCCGAAAGTCAGGGCAAGCTCGGGGGCAAGAGCGCCGGCCTATTTCTGGCGGAACGAGTCCTCAGGACGTCGAGCAAGGAGTCGACCTTTCTCGGCGACATCAAGGTCCCGAAGACTTGGTACATCACGTCCGATGGCCTGCCGAGTTTTCTGGCTTACAACAACCTCAACGAGGTGTTGGAACAGAAATACAAAGACATAAATCAGGTGCGCCTAGAATATCCTCACGTCATCCAGACCTTCAAGAACGCCGAGTTTTCCACGGAAATCATACAGGGGCTCTCCATGGTCCTCGACGATTTCGAGCGGTCGCCTCTCATTGTCCGAAGCTCAAGCCTTCTCGAAGATAGAAGCGGTTCGTCGTTCTCGGGAAAATACAAGAGCCTGTTCTTGGCCAATCAGGGTAGTAAGCAGGAGCGCCTGGAGGCGCTGACCGACGCCATAGCCGAAGTGTACGCTTCAGTGTTCGGACCCGACCCCATCAGCTATCGGGCCGAACGAGGACTCCTGGATTTCGCTGAAGAGATGGGCATCATGATCGAGGAGGTGGTTGGGACCAAAGTAGGAGATTACTTCATGCCCTCTTTCGCCGGCGTGGCGTTCAGTAGAAATGAGTTTTGCTGGTCACCGCGCATCAAGGCAACAGATGGTTTGATACGTCTTGTTCCCGGACTTGGAACGCGCGCCGTGGACCGAACGAGCGACGACTATCCTGTCCTGATCGCGCCAGGCCAGCCCGACCTCCGAGTCAATGTCACTCTCGATGAAATAGTGCGTTACGCCCCCAAGAAAGTGGACGTCATCAATCTGAAGACCAACACGTTTGAGACCATCGAGGTCAAAGAACTGTTCAGAAAAGCCGGCGACGAGATTCCGGCGATAGAGAAAATCGTCTCCATCTTTGACGGTCAACAGATACGCAAACCGGTCGGGAAGAACGTTGACTTCGACGCAGACGACCTTGTCGTGACGTTCGACGGCCTCATCAGCGACACGCATTTCGTCGACCAGGTGCAGGGCTTGCTCACGTTGCTCGAACGCAAGCTGAGAATGCCAGTAGACATTGAATTCGCATCGGACGGGAAGGACTTCTACTTGCTGCAATGTCGCCCTCAGAGTTACGTGGAGGGCAGCAGACCGGCTCCGATCCCCAAAGACATTCAAAAGAAGAGAATTCTATTCACGGCCAATCGATACGTCTCGAACGGACGCATGCCCGAGATCACTCACATCGTGTACATCGATCCCCGCTCTTACGATGAACTTTCCGACCTGGCCTCGCTGACCGCCGTCGGCCGGGCCGTCGGGAAACTGAACAAGCTGTTGCCGCGAAGGAAATTCGTGCTCATGGGACCGGGACGCTGGGGAAGCAAGGGCGACATCAAGTTGGGAGTAAAGGTGACTTATTCGGACATCAACAACACCGCTCTTCTCATAGAGATCGCTCGCAAGAAGGGAAAGTATTTGCCGGACCTTTCGTTCGGCACACACTTTTTCCAAGACTTGGTCGAGGCAGAGATTCGTTACCTACCACTCTATCCCGACCACGAGGGAACAATTTTCAACGAGGCCTTTTTCAGGCACGCCAAGAACATACTGCCAGACGTCTTGCCAGAATTCAGAGCCCTGTCTGACACAATAAAGCTCATCGAAGTCCCCAAAGCAACGGACGGCCTCATACTGCGAGTGTTGATGAATGCAGAGCTTGACGAGGCCATCGGATTTCTGGCGGAACCCTCGGTCGAGATGCGCTCATCTCCGACTTCGGAATATTATGGCGAAAAACAGTCTGAGAATTTCTGGGCATGGAGATTGGAGATGGCCGAGCACATCGCTTCGCAACTTGATCCCGAGCGCTTCGGAGTCAGTGGATTTTATGTCTTCGGCAGCACGAAGAACGCCACGGCCGGGCCCAGCAGCGACATTGACATCTTGATCCACTTCCAGGGGACCGAGGAACAACACGAGGATCTCTTGCTGTGGTTGGAAGGATGGAGTCTGGCCCTCGAGGAGATCAACTACCTTCGGACGGGATACAGAACCACCGGCCTTCTGGATATCCACGTCGTGACGGACGAAGACATAGCTCAGAAAACGTCGTACGCCGCCAAGATCGGCGCGATCACGGACCCGGCACGACCGCTGCAACTGATGAAGCGCGAGTTGCCTTCGGAATGA
- a CDS encoding Glu/Leu/Phe/Val dehydrogenase has protein sequence MSGKSFNPFRMAQAQFDKIAEMLELDEATREFLRYPAREIQFSIPVRMDDGSVKIFRGFRVQHNDARGPGKGGIRFHPQETIDIIRALAMWMTWKCAVVDLPLGGSNGGVVCDPHNLSMKEQERLCRGWVRQISRDLGPLVDVAAPDVMTTSQHMLWMLDELEVIRGQKTPGFITGKPVGMGGSLGRKEATGFGVVFAIREALKELGLRPEQTRASVQGFGNVGRPAVSLFQQMGGKVISVACWDQKDQTSYCFRKKPEVDFEALVRITDPFGGIQRDRALEMGYEVLPGEAWMEQDVEILIPAALENQITSDNVGKMNRNIRIVAEAANGPVTPEADEEITKRNIFLIPDLLANAGGVICSYFEQVQSNMNYYWERDEVLGKLDVRMTSAFNEIVQLAKKKKLSMRDAAYYIAVARVVQACKDRGWL, from the coding sequence ATGAGTGGCAAGTCGTTCAATCCTTTCAGAATGGCGCAGGCCCAGTTTGACAAGATTGCAGAGATGCTCGAGCTGGACGAAGCGACCAGAGAATTCCTGCGTTATCCCGCGAGGGAGATCCAATTCAGCATACCCGTTCGAATGGACGACGGGAGCGTGAAGATTTTTCGTGGTTTTCGGGTCCAGCACAACGATGCTCGAGGCCCCGGAAAGGGCGGGATCCGCTTTCATCCTCAAGAGACGATAGACATCATTCGCGCTCTGGCCATGTGGATGACCTGGAAGTGTGCGGTGGTTGACCTCCCGTTGGGTGGTAGTAACGGTGGGGTGGTCTGCGACCCTCACAATCTGAGCATGAAAGAGCAGGAACGATTGTGCCGTGGCTGGGTGCGTCAGATTTCCAGAGACTTGGGGCCTCTTGTGGACGTTGCCGCCCCCGACGTCATGACCACCAGTCAACACATGCTGTGGATGCTTGATGAACTCGAGGTCATTCGCGGACAGAAGACTCCCGGTTTTATCACCGGCAAGCCGGTAGGCATGGGAGGATCTCTCGGCCGCAAGGAGGCCACGGGTTTCGGCGTGGTTTTCGCGATTCGTGAAGCTCTGAAGGAACTCGGGCTCCGACCCGAGCAAACAAGAGCCAGCGTTCAGGGGTTCGGAAACGTCGGTCGTCCCGCCGTCAGTCTGTTCCAGCAGATGGGTGGAAAGGTGATTTCTGTTGCTTGCTGGGACCAGAAAGACCAGACGTCCTACTGTTTCAGGAAGAAGCCTGAGGTTGATTTCGAGGCTCTGGTGCGAATCACCGATCCCTTCGGAGGCATACAGAGGGATCGGGCTCTCGAGATGGGTTACGAAGTGCTTCCTGGCGAAGCCTGGATGGAGCAGGACGTGGAGATTCTTATCCCCGCCGCCCTAGAGAATCAGATCACGTCAGACAATGTGGGCAAGATGAACAGGAACATCAGGATCGTCGCCGAGGCAGCCAACGGTCCTGTGACGCCGGAGGCCGACGAGGAAATCACAAAGCGCAACATTTTTCTGATCCCCGATCTCCTCGCAAACGCCGGCGGCGTCATCTGCAGCTATTTCGAGCAGGTCCAGAGCAACATGAACTACTACTGGGAGAGGGACGAGGTGCTCGGCAAGCTCGACGTCAGGATGACTTCTGCATTCAACGAAATCGTGCAACTCGCAAAGAAGAAGAAACTAAGTATGCGGGATGCCGCCTATTACATTGCCGTGGCTCGCGTGGTCCAGGCGTGCAAGGATCGTGGGTGGCTCTAG
- the gdhA gene encoding NADP-specific glutamate dehydrogenase, whose product MADYVADLMAQVKAKNPAEPEFHQAVEEVARSLASVLERHPEYRKFKILERIIEPERVIMFRVPWMDDSGNVHVNRGFRIEMNSAIGPYKGGLRFHPTVNLGILKFLAFEQVFKNSLTTLPMGGGKGGSDFDPKGKSDNEVMKFCQSFMSELFRHIGPDTDVPAGDIGVGGREIGFMFGQYRKLRNEFTGVLTGKGLSWGGSLIRPEATGYGAVYFAAEMLTTRNQTMKGRTCLVSGSGNVAQYTIEKVNQLGGKAVTLSDSSGYIHDPEGIDEKKLAFVMDLKNVRRGRIKEYADKFKGVTFVPFDPSLDYNPLWNHKADCAFPSATQNEINGKDARNLVKNGVYVVSEGANMPTTAEGVDIFLEARILYGPGKAANAGGVATSGLEMSQNSMRLNWSREEVDGRLHQIMKDIHKAAWEAAETYGTPGNYVNGANIAGFLKVASAMMEQGLV is encoded by the coding sequence ATGGCAGATTATGTTGCGGATTTGATGGCCCAAGTGAAGGCCAAGAATCCGGCCGAACCAGAGTTCCATCAAGCAGTTGAAGAAGTTGCAAGATCTCTGGCTAGTGTGTTGGAGCGCCACCCGGAGTATCGCAAGTTCAAGATTCTCGAGCGGATTATTGAGCCTGAGCGCGTCATCATGTTTCGAGTTCCTTGGATGGATGACAGTGGCAACGTTCACGTGAACCGCGGCTTCAGGATCGAGATGAACAGCGCAATAGGGCCGTACAAAGGCGGCCTGCGGTTTCACCCCACCGTGAACCTCGGGATTCTCAAGTTTCTGGCCTTCGAGCAAGTCTTCAAGAATTCGTTGACGACTCTCCCGATGGGTGGTGGAAAGGGTGGTAGCGATTTCGACCCCAAGGGAAAGAGCGACAACGAAGTGATGAAGTTCTGCCAGAGTTTCATGAGCGAGCTCTTCCGCCACATCGGTCCCGACACGGACGTTCCCGCGGGGGACATCGGAGTGGGAGGCCGCGAAATCGGCTTCATGTTCGGACAGTACAGGAAGCTACGAAATGAATTCACGGGCGTTCTGACCGGCAAGGGGTTGAGCTGGGGGGGATCGCTGATTCGTCCTGAGGCGACCGGCTACGGCGCGGTCTACTTCGCCGCGGAGATGCTCACCACAAGAAATCAGACGATGAAGGGGAGAACCTGTCTCGTTTCGGGAAGCGGCAACGTGGCGCAATACACCATCGAGAAGGTCAACCAGCTTGGCGGCAAGGCGGTCACTCTGTCTGACTCCAGCGGGTACATCCATGATCCTGAAGGAATCGACGAGAAAAAACTAGCCTTTGTCATGGACTTGAAAAATGTGCGACGCGGCCGCATAAAGGAATACGCGGACAAGTTCAAGGGAGTCACTTTTGTCCCCTTTGATCCGAGTCTGGACTACAATCCGCTCTGGAATCATAAAGCAGATTGTGCGTTCCCGAGTGCCACTCAGAATGAAATCAACGGCAAAGACGCCCGGAATCTTGTCAAGAACGGCGTCTATGTCGTGTCTGAGGGCGCCAACATGCCGACGACTGCCGAAGGCGTGGACATTTTCCTGGAAGCCAGGATTCTCTACGGCCCCGGTAAGGCGGCGAACGCGGGTGGAGTCGCTACTTCCGGCCTTGAGATGTCACAGAACAGCATGCGTCTCAACTGGTCGAGAGAAGAAGTTGACGGCCGACTACACCAGATCATGAAAGACATTCATAAGGCGGCTTGGGAAGCTGCGGAAACCTACGGGACCCCGGGCAATTACGTGAACGGTGCGAACATAGCCGGGTTCCTGAAGGTGGCCAGCGCAATGATGGAACAAGGGCTCGTCTAG
- a CDS encoding arabinogalactan endo-1,4-beta-galactosidase: MDASFLQQIEEHGGKYYENGVPKDALQIFRDHGINYVRLRVWNRPSSGYNDLAHTLAMARRVKSLGMGLLIDFHYSDTWADPGHQTKPAAWAGLPFNELEKAVHDYTCEVVTALGNQNTLPEIVQIGNEITSGILWNDGRVGKGYEDNWPRFAALLKAAAGGVKDALRAETTGTSVPSAGAHTAVMLHIDAGGNNATCRWFFDKVMEQEVPFDLIGLSYYPWWHGSLTDLQDNVNDLASRYRRRIVVVETAYPWTLGWYDGTHNLVGREEQLLPDYPATVEGQREFLKREKGVIESIPYSRGAGMFYWAPEYISVPGLESAWENVTLFDFQGRALSSLDALSEDFARPAAR, from the coding sequence GTGGACGCCTCCTTTCTACAGCAGATAGAGGAACACGGAGGCAAGTACTATGAGAACGGAGTGCCAAAGGATGCGTTACAGATATTCAGGGATCACGGTATCAACTACGTGCGCCTGCGCGTCTGGAATCGACCTTCCTCCGGTTACAACGACCTTGCGCACACTCTGGCCATGGCGAGACGTGTGAAGTCTCTCGGCATGGGGCTGTTGATAGATTTCCATTACTCCGACACGTGGGCGGATCCCGGACACCAGACTAAGCCCGCCGCCTGGGCCGGCCTGCCGTTTAACGAGCTCGAGAAAGCCGTGCACGACTACACGTGCGAAGTTGTGACTGCGCTCGGGAATCAGAATACGCTGCCCGAAATCGTTCAGATCGGGAACGAGATCACTTCCGGAATTTTGTGGAACGACGGAAGGGTAGGGAAGGGTTACGAAGATAACTGGCCACGTTTCGCAGCGTTGCTCAAGGCGGCCGCGGGCGGCGTGAAAGATGCGCTTCGCGCTGAGACTACCGGCACAAGCGTGCCTTCTGCCGGCGCTCACACCGCAGTCATGCTGCACATAGACGCCGGGGGCAACAACGCGACGTGCCGATGGTTCTTCGACAAGGTGATGGAGCAAGAGGTTCCCTTTGACCTGATCGGCCTTTCTTACTATCCGTGGTGGCACGGAAGTCTGACCGATTTGCAAGACAACGTGAACGATCTTGCCTCACGCTATCGAAGGCGGATTGTGGTCGTGGAAACGGCCTATCCGTGGACACTGGGCTGGTATGACGGCACACACAACCTGGTAGGCCGGGAAGAACAGTTGCTGCCCGACTACCCTGCAACAGTTGAAGGACAGCGAGAGTTTCTGAAGAGAGAGAAGGGCGTCATTGAGAGCATTCCTTACTCGAGAGGCGCGGGCATGTTCTACTGGGCGCCGGAATACATTTCGGTGCCGGGCCTCGAGTCTGCCTGGGAAAATGTGACGTTGTTCGATTTTCAGGGCAGGGCATTGAGCTCGCTGGACGCTCTTTCCGAAGACTTCGCGCGTCCCGCCGCCAGATGA
- a CDS encoding 3'-phosphoesterase gives MSLRFVVHEHHSSRLHFDFRLEMGGVLRSWAIPKGPSMNPSEKRLAIQVEDHTLAYIDFEGTIPEGAYGAGRVVIWDSGDYKLLEQRKDMIGFSLAGRKLRGGFALVQLKGRGKGNEWLLIKQRDEYADPDWKLETSVKPRGK, from the coding sequence ATGAGTCTCCGTTTCGTAGTCCACGAACACCATTCCTCCCGTCTTCACTTCGACTTCCGTCTTGAAATGGGCGGAGTCCTTCGGTCGTGGGCCATTCCCAAGGGACCGTCGATGAATCCCTCAGAGAAGCGGCTGGCCATTCAAGTCGAGGATCACACTCTGGCGTACATCGACTTTGAAGGCACAATACCGGAGGGCGCGTACGGAGCAGGCCGGGTGGTCATATGGGACTCTGGAGACTACAAGCTACTTGAACAGAGAAAAGACATGATTGGTTTCTCTTTGGCAGGAAGAAAGCTCAGAGGAGGGTTCGCGCTGGTACAACTGAAGGGTCGCGGCAAAGGAAACGAGTGGCTTCTGATAAAGCAGAGGGACGAATACGCCGATCCCGATTGGAAACTTGAGACCAGCGTGAAGCCCCGGGGTAAGTGA